A window from Streptomyces sp. NBC_00299 encodes these proteins:
- the gap gene encoding type I glyceraldehyde-3-phosphate dehydrogenase yields MTIRVGINGFGRIGRNYFRALLEQGADIEIVAVNDLGDTATTAHLLKYDTILGRLKHEVTHTADTITVDGHTIKVLSERNPADIPWGELGVDIVIESTGIFTKKDDAAKHLAGGAKKVLISAPAKDEDITIVMGVNENKYDPANHHVISNASCTTNCVAPMAKVLDENFGIVKGLMTTVHAYTNDQRILDFPHKDLRRARAAAENIIPTTTGAAKATALVLPQLKGKLDGIAMRVPVPTGSATDLVVELSREVTKDEVNAAFKKAAEGELQGYLTYTEDEIVSSDIVSDPSSCTFDSSLTMVQEGTSVKILGWYDNEWGYSNRLVDLTVFVGNQL; encoded by the coding sequence GTGACGATCCGCGTAGGCATCAACGGCTTCGGTCGTATCGGTCGCAACTACTTCCGCGCGCTGCTGGAGCAGGGTGCTGACATCGAGATCGTGGCTGTCAACGACCTGGGTGACACCGCGACCACGGCCCACCTGCTGAAGTACGACACCATCCTGGGTCGGCTCAAGCACGAGGTCACCCACACCGCCGACACGATCACCGTCGACGGCCACACCATCAAGGTGCTGTCCGAGCGCAACCCGGCCGACATCCCCTGGGGTGAGCTGGGCGTCGACATCGTCATCGAGTCGACGGGCATCTTCACCAAGAAGGACGACGCCGCCAAGCACCTCGCCGGCGGCGCCAAGAAGGTCCTCATCTCGGCTCCGGCCAAGGACGAGGACATCACCATCGTGATGGGCGTCAACGAGAACAAGTACGACCCGGCGAACCACCACGTCATCTCCAACGCCTCCTGCACCACCAACTGCGTGGCGCCGATGGCCAAGGTCCTCGACGAGAACTTCGGCATCGTCAAGGGCCTGATGACGACCGTGCACGCGTACACGAACGACCAGCGCATCCTGGACTTCCCGCACAAGGACCTGCGCCGCGCCCGTGCCGCCGCGGAGAACATCATCCCGACCACGACCGGTGCCGCCAAGGCCACCGCGCTGGTCCTGCCGCAGCTCAAGGGCAAGCTGGACGGCATCGCGATGCGCGTCCCGGTCCCGACCGGCTCGGCCACCGACCTGGTCGTGGAGCTGTCGCGCGAGGTCACCAAGGACGAGGTCAACGCGGCCTTCAAGAAGGCGGCCGAGGGTGAGCTGCAGGGCTACCTGACCTACACCGAGGACGAGATCGTCTCCTCGGACATCGTCAGCGACCCGTCGTCCTGCACCTTCGACTCCTCCCTGACCATGGTCCAGGAGGGCACCTCGGTGAAGATCCTGGGCTGGTACGACAACGAGTGGGGCTACTCCAACCGCCTCGTGGACCTCACGGTCTTCGTCGGCAACCAGCTCTGA
- a CDS encoding phosphoglycerate kinase, which yields MKTIDELLSEGVAGKRVFVRADLNVPLDGTTITDDGRIRAVLPTVKALAEAGARVVVASHLGRPKGAPDPAFSLAPAAARLGELLGSDVAFATDTVGESAQAVVAGLADGQVAVVENLRFNAGETSKDDAERAAFADRLAALADVYVGDGFGAVHRKHASVYDLPANLPHYAGYLIANEVAVLKKLTDDVKRPYVVALGGAKVSDKLAVIDQLLAKADRLLIGGGMAYTFLKAKGYEVGISLLQADQIPVVTEYMERAEKNGVEIVLPVDVLVSTEFPDLKTKAPANPTTVAADAIPADQEGLDIGPETRKLYASKLADAATVFWNGPMGVFEHPDYAEGTKAVAQALVDSKGFTVVGGGDSAAAVRTLGFDETAFGHISTGGGASLEYLEGKTLPGLAALED from the coding sequence ATGAAGACGATCGACGAACTTCTCTCCGAAGGCGTCGCCGGTAAGCGGGTCTTCGTCCGCGCCGACCTGAACGTGCCGCTGGACGGCACCACGATCACCGACGACGGCCGTATCCGCGCCGTCCTGCCCACCGTCAAGGCGCTGGCCGAGGCGGGCGCCCGTGTGGTCGTCGCCTCGCACCTGGGCCGCCCCAAGGGTGCCCCGGACCCCGCGTTCTCCCTGGCCCCCGCCGCCGCGCGCCTCGGTGAACTGCTCGGCTCGGACGTCGCGTTCGCGACCGACACGGTCGGCGAGTCCGCCCAGGCCGTGGTCGCCGGCCTCGCCGACGGTCAGGTCGCGGTCGTCGAGAACCTCCGCTTCAACGCCGGTGAGACGAGCAAGGACGACGCCGAGCGCGCCGCCTTCGCCGACCGGCTCGCCGCCCTCGCCGACGTCTACGTCGGGGACGGCTTCGGCGCGGTGCACCGCAAGCACGCCTCCGTGTACGACCTCCCGGCCAACCTGCCGCACTACGCCGGCTACCTCATCGCGAACGAGGTCGCCGTCCTGAAGAAGCTCACCGATGACGTCAAGCGGCCGTACGTCGTCGCGCTCGGCGGCGCCAAGGTGTCCGACAAGCTCGCCGTCATCGACCAGCTGCTCGCCAAGGCCGACCGGCTGCTCATCGGCGGCGGCATGGCGTACACCTTCCTCAAGGCCAAGGGCTACGAGGTCGGCATCTCCCTCCTCCAGGCGGACCAGATCCCGGTCGTCACCGAGTACATGGAGCGCGCCGAGAAGAACGGCGTCGAAATCGTCCTGCCGGTCGACGTCCTGGTCTCCACCGAGTTCCCGGACCTGAAGACCAAGGCCCCGGCCAACCCCACGACCGTCGCCGCGGACGCCATCCCGGCCGACCAGGAGGGCCTGGACATCGGTCCGGAGACCCGCAAGCTGTACGCCTCGAAGCTCGCCGACGCCGCCACCGTCTTCTGGAACGGCCCCATGGGCGTCTTCGAGCACCCCGACTACGCCGAGGGCACCAAGGCGGTCGCCCAGGCCCTCGTCGACTCCAAGGGCTTCACCGTGGTCGGCGGTGGCGACTCCGCCGCGGCCGTCCGCACCCTCGGCTTCGACGAGACTGCATTCGGCCACATCTCGACCGGTGGCGGCGCCTCCCTCGAATACCTTGAGGGCAAGACGCTCCCCGGCCTCGCCGCACTGGAGGACTGA
- the tpiA gene encoding triose-phosphate isomerase has translation MSTRTPLMAGNWKMNLNHLEAIAHVQKLAFALADKDYEAVEVAVLPPFTDLRSVQTLVDGDKLKIKYGAQDISAHDSGAYTGEISGPMLAKLKCTYVAIGHSERRQYHAETDEIVNAKVKAAYKHGLTPILCVGEELDVREAGNHVTHTLAQVEGGLKDLPAEQAETIVIAYEPVWAIGTGKVCGAEDAQEVCAAIRGKIAELYSQELADQVRIQYGGSVKSGNVAEIMAQADIDGALVGGASLDSDEFVKIVRFRDQ, from the coding sequence ATGAGCACGCGCACGCCGCTGATGGCGGGCAACTGGAAGATGAACCTCAACCACCTCGAGGCCATCGCGCACGTCCAGAAGCTCGCCTTCGCCCTGGCCGACAAGGACTACGAGGCCGTCGAGGTCGCCGTCCTGCCGCCCTTCACCGACCTGCGCTCCGTGCAGACCCTGGTCGACGGCGACAAGCTGAAGATCAAGTATGGCGCCCAGGACATCTCGGCGCACGACTCCGGTGCCTACACCGGCGAGATCTCCGGCCCGATGCTGGCCAAGCTGAAGTGCACGTACGTGGCGATCGGCCACTCCGAGCGCCGCCAGTACCACGCGGAGACCGACGAGATCGTCAACGCCAAGGTCAAGGCCGCCTACAAGCACGGCCTGACCCCGATCCTGTGCGTCGGCGAGGAACTGGACGTCCGTGAGGCGGGCAACCACGTCACCCACACCCTCGCCCAGGTCGAGGGCGGTCTGAAGGACCTCCCGGCCGAGCAGGCCGAGACGATCGTGATCGCCTACGAGCCCGTCTGGGCCATCGGCACCGGCAAGGTCTGCGGAGCCGAGGACGCCCAGGAGGTCTGCGCCGCCATCCGCGGCAAGATCGCCGAGCTGTACTCGCAGGAGCTGGCCGACCAGGTCCGCATCCAGTACGGCGGCTCCGTGAAGTCGGGCAACGTCGCGGAGATCATGGCCCAGGCCGACATCGACGGCGCCCTCGTCGGCGGTGCCTCGCTGGACTCCGACGAGTTCGTCAAGATCGTGCGGTTCCGCGACCAGTGA
- the secG gene encoding preprotein translocase subunit SecG → MGFSIALIVFSGLLMLLVLMHKGKGGGLSDMFGGGMQSSVGGSSVAERNLDRITVVVGLLWFACIVVLGVLMKVNN, encoded by the coding sequence ATGGGGTTCTCGATCGCCCTGATCGTCTTCAGCGGGCTGCTGATGCTGCTGGTGCTGATGCACAAGGGCAAGGGCGGCGGCCTCTCCGACATGTTCGGTGGCGGCATGCAGTCGTCCGTCGGTGGCTCCTCGGTCGCCGAGCGCAACCTCGACCGGATCACCGTTGTGGTCGGTTTGCTGTGGTTCGCGTGCATTGTCGTGCTCGGTGTCCTGATGAAGGTGAACAACTGA
- a CDS encoding RNA polymerase-binding protein RbpA produces the protein MASGNAIRGSRVGAGPMGEAERGESAPRLRISFWCSNGHETQPSFASDAQVPDTWDCPRCGFPAGQDRDNPPDPPRTEPYKTHLAYVRERRSDADGEAILAEALAKLRGEI, from the coding sequence GTGGCAAGTGGCAACGCGATCCGAGGAAGCCGGGTCGGGGCGGGGCCGATGGGCGAGGCCGAGCGGGGCGAGTCCGCGCCCCGGCTGCGCATCTCCTTCTGGTGCTCCAACGGGCATGAGACGCAGCCCAGCTTCGCCAGCGACGCGCAGGTTCCCGACACCTGGGACTGCCCGCGCTGCGGCTTTCCCGCCGGACAGGACCGGGACAACCCGCCGGACCCGCCGCGCACCGAGCCCTACAAGACGCACCTGGCGTATGTACGGGAACGGCGCAGTGACGCGGACGGCGAGGCGATCCTCGCCGAGGCGCTCGCCAAACTGCGGGGCGAGATCTAG
- a CDS encoding MFS transporter codes for MATAETVGVGAPVWRGGFGRLWSAAVLSSFGDSLRTAALPLLAVTLTDRPLLIAAVTACGYLPWIIFGLLGGAVADRVDQRRAMWTVDALRGLLVGAFAVAVAFGHASIGLLIALAFTLTALQTLFDNAATALLPALVGRDALGSANSRLMTGQRIAGGLMGGPVVPVLLAVGAAVPFAVDAGTYLVAAVLVVSLRIEAPERGPAPVGSTLRREIAEGLRTLWRDRSLRGLCAATALCNIGMGAQLATLVLLVTGWLDAGPVGYAVAGAAFTVGGLTGGVLNGRIVKRLGGIRAVLLAGAVQIAVLVVMGTVRSLAVLVAALAVFGLMGMVWNVNTTTLMQQRSPAALLGRVASAFRTLAFAGVPLGALLGGAVATAWGLNTPPLLTAAFFVLAVASLIPVRKPDVPVVAPDDDATTAHAAR; via the coding sequence GTGGCGACGGCTGAGACGGTGGGCGTGGGTGCGCCCGTGTGGCGCGGAGGCTTCGGGCGGCTGTGGAGCGCCGCCGTGCTCTCCAGCTTCGGCGACTCCCTGCGTACGGCTGCCCTGCCGCTCCTTGCCGTGACCCTCACCGACCGGCCGCTGCTGATCGCCGCGGTCACCGCCTGTGGCTATCTGCCGTGGATCATCTTCGGGCTGCTCGGCGGCGCGGTCGCCGACCGGGTGGACCAGCGGCGCGCGATGTGGACGGTGGATGCGTTACGAGGCCTCCTGGTCGGCGCTTTCGCGGTGGCCGTGGCGTTCGGTCACGCCTCGATCGGCCTGCTCATCGCACTGGCCTTCACGCTGACCGCGCTCCAGACACTGTTCGACAACGCCGCCACGGCCCTGCTCCCCGCCCTGGTGGGCCGTGACGCGCTGGGCAGTGCGAACTCCCGCCTCATGACCGGGCAGCGCATCGCCGGCGGACTGATGGGCGGGCCGGTCGTGCCGGTGCTGCTGGCGGTGGGAGCGGCCGTGCCCTTCGCGGTCGACGCCGGCACCTACCTGGTGGCGGCCGTGCTGGTGGTCTCGCTGCGGATCGAGGCGCCCGAGCGGGGGCCGGCACCGGTGGGCAGCACCCTGCGCCGGGAGATCGCGGAGGGACTGCGCACCCTGTGGCGCGACCGGTCCCTGCGAGGACTGTGCGCGGCCACCGCGCTGTGCAACATCGGCATGGGCGCCCAGCTCGCCACCCTCGTCCTCCTAGTGACCGGGTGGCTGGACGCCGGCCCCGTGGGGTACGCGGTGGCGGGCGCCGCCTTCACCGTCGGCGGTCTGACCGGGGGAGTGCTGAACGGCCGGATCGTGAAGCGCCTGGGCGGGATCCGGGCCGTGCTGCTCGCCGGTGCGGTGCAGATCGCGGTCCTCGTCGTCATGGGCACCGTGCGCAGCCTGGCCGTGCTGGTGGCCGCCCTGGCCGTCTTCGGGCTCATGGGCATGGTGTGGAACGTCAACACGACGACCCTCATGCAGCAGCGCAGCCCCGCGGCTCTACTGGGCCGGGTGGCCTCGGCGTTCCGGACCCTGGCCTTCGCCGGGGTGCCGCTCGGCGCCCTGCTGGGCGGCGCCGTCGCCACCGCCTGGGGCCTCAACACCCCGCCCCTGCTCACGGCCGCCTTCTTCGTACTGGCCGTCGCCTCGCTGATACCTGTGCGCAAGCCGGACGTACCTGTTGTTGCGCCGGACGACGACGCCACGACGGCTCACGCCGCGCGCTGA
- the pgi gene encoding glucose-6-phosphate isomerase — MNADGRTRLNQTPEWTALAKHREELGEVRLRELFAAAPDRGAGYTLQVGDLHVDYSKHLVTDETLRLLRELAAATDVFGLRDAMFRGEKINTTEDRAVLHTALRAPRDAVIEVDGENVVPAVHAVLDKMADFAERVRSGVWTGHTGRRIKNVVNVGIGGSDLGPAMAYEVLRSFTDRGLTVRFVSNVDGADLHEATRDLDAAETLFVIASKTFTTIETISNATSARDWLLGELKAGSEAVAKHFVALSTNAEKVADFGIDTANKFEFWDWVGGRYSFDSAIGLSLMIAIGPDRFREMLDGFHTIDEHFRTAPAESNVPLLLGLLGIWYGNFHDAQSHAVLPYSHYLSKFTAYLQQLDMESNGKYVGRDGREVDWQTGPVVWGTPGTNGQHAYYQLIHQGTKLIPADFIGFAEPVAEMSDGLKAQHDLLMANFFAQTQALAFGKTPEEVRVEGVPEELVTHKTFKGNHPTTTILARELTPSVLGQLIALYEHKVFVQGAVWNIDSFDQWGVELGKVLAKRVEPALTEGAEVQGLDASTQALVAKYRELRGRQ, encoded by the coding sequence ATGAACGCAGACGGCCGTACCAGGCTCAACCAGACGCCCGAGTGGACCGCGTTGGCCAAGCACCGGGAGGAGCTCGGCGAAGTGCGGCTGCGGGAGCTGTTCGCCGCCGCCCCGGACCGTGGTGCGGGGTACACGCTGCAGGTCGGTGACCTGCACGTCGACTACTCCAAGCACCTGGTCACCGACGAGACGCTGCGGCTGCTGCGCGAGCTGGCCGCCGCGACGGACGTGTTCGGGCTGCGGGACGCCATGTTCCGCGGCGAGAAGATCAACACCACCGAGGACCGCGCCGTGCTGCACACAGCGCTGCGCGCACCGCGGGACGCGGTGATCGAGGTCGACGGGGAGAACGTCGTCCCGGCGGTGCACGCCGTCCTCGACAAGATGGCCGACTTCGCCGAGCGAGTCCGCTCCGGCGTCTGGACCGGGCACACCGGCAGGCGCATCAAAAACGTCGTCAACGTCGGCATCGGCGGCTCCGACCTCGGTCCAGCGATGGCGTACGAGGTGCTGCGCAGCTTCACCGACCGCGGCCTGACCGTCCGGTTCGTGTCGAACGTCGACGGCGCCGACCTGCACGAGGCCACCCGCGACCTGGACGCGGCAGAGACGCTGTTCGTCATCGCCTCCAAGACGTTCACGACGATCGAGACGATCAGCAACGCGACCTCGGCGCGCGACTGGCTGCTGGGCGAGCTGAAGGCGGGTTCGGAAGCCGTCGCCAAGCACTTCGTCGCCCTGTCGACGAATGCCGAGAAGGTGGCGGACTTCGGCATCGACACGGCCAACAAGTTCGAGTTCTGGGACTGGGTCGGTGGGCGCTACTCCTTCGACTCGGCGATCGGCCTGTCCCTGATGATCGCCATCGGCCCGGACCGCTTCCGGGAGATGCTCGACGGCTTCCACACCATCGATGAGCACTTCCGCACCGCGCCCGCGGAGTCCAACGTGCCGTTGCTGCTGGGCCTGTTGGGCATCTGGTACGGCAACTTCCACGACGCCCAGTCGCACGCGGTGCTGCCGTACAGCCACTACCTGTCGAAGTTCACGGCGTATCTGCAGCAGCTGGACATGGAATCCAACGGCAAGTACGTGGGCCGGGACGGGCGGGAGGTCGACTGGCAGACCGGGCCGGTCGTGTGGGGCACGCCGGGCACCAACGGGCAGCACGCGTACTACCAGCTGATCCACCAGGGCACCAAGCTGATCCCGGCGGACTTCATCGGCTTCGCCGAGCCCGTCGCCGAGATGAGCGACGGACTCAAGGCACAGCACGACCTGTTGATGGCGAACTTCTTCGCGCAGACGCAGGCGCTGGCGTTCGGCAAGACGCCGGAAGAGGTGCGGGTCGAGGGGGTGCCGGAGGAGTTGGTGACCCACAAGACGTTCAAGGGCAACCACCCGACGACCACGATCCTCGCGCGCGAGCTGACGCCGTCGGTGCTCGGGCAGCTGATCGCGCTGTACGAGCACAAGGTGTTCGTGCAGGGCGCGGTGTGGAACATCGACTCCTTCGACCAGTGGGGCGTCGAGCTCGGCAAGGTCCTCGCCAAGCGCGTCGAGCCCGCGCTGACGGAGGGCGCTGAGGTGCAGGGGCTGGACGCGTCGACGCAGGCCCTCGTCGCCAAGTACCGGGAACTGCGCGGGCGGCAGTGA
- a CDS encoding ABC transporter permease — protein sequence MRATLRWAHSDLRTHRGEALFLVLATAGIVVSLLLATALFGYATNPWQRVFTQAHGAHVWLHTGPSADTGKLTGLDGVESVAGPYPTASTTLTSQGTRATVELRGTPERPTVGRPLLTSGHWLDPAKPDGVVLETRLARALLAAPGDTLTLPGTGTPRTLTVLGVADSAEPRYRPGEQPGLVWAPPSAVPDPGGQVIGLRLTDPDDTDYAVQRAVTVLGAGAVSEVSTWKQGRAEAQGDNRLLGQVLGLFGLGALVAAGLAVHGAIGTRIRGHLRDISVLKAIGFTPGQVVRVFLLQHLAYALLGAVAAATLIQALGSHIPGRLGDAVGVWQGLPGHTVALFTVPVAAVLLIGATTGLAAWRAGRVPPVPVPRPAAPLGGRLSGVARQALGLRLPPALVLGWHRAFTRRLRSLATVARLALPLLLIVVAMSAWTTIERFDSSPEQIGLPTALTVHAESGLADRDTRTLLERDPQVTAAYPGVEVAALVPGQTATIALRGLGTRADPYPYALAEGRPAQGRDEAVAGQGLLDLLDVRVGDWVRMTVGDQPQVLHIVGRSVEPENAGRVISTSLDTLRENDPGLGPTLYELRLRPGADPGEVADRLAATGHGRLDVHAVPNPADGLSALRGVVVGLIAVLALIGLIELLTAIGGAVRESERDLLALKAIGLSPRQITAITVTSTALTALAAVVVGTALGTPLAQWLIDAQGRSSGIGAGIAQGPSIALLLLFGTAAVAGAAALAAVPASRAARRRLADTLSAVA from the coding sequence ATGCGAGCCACCCTGCGCTGGGCGCACTCCGATCTGCGGACGCATCGCGGCGAGGCGCTGTTCCTGGTGCTGGCCACGGCCGGGATCGTCGTGTCGTTGCTGCTGGCCACGGCCCTGTTCGGCTACGCCACCAACCCCTGGCAGCGCGTCTTCACCCAAGCGCACGGCGCGCATGTGTGGCTGCACACCGGGCCCTCGGCCGACACCGGGAAGCTGACCGGACTCGACGGCGTCGAGTCCGTCGCGGGCCCCTACCCGACCGCCTCCACCACCCTGACCTCCCAGGGCACCCGCGCCACCGTCGAACTGCGCGGCACCCCCGAGCGCCCCACCGTCGGCCGCCCGCTCCTCACCTCCGGCCACTGGCTGGACCCCGCGAAGCCGGACGGCGTCGTCCTGGAGACCCGCCTCGCCCGCGCCCTCCTCGCCGCCCCCGGCGACACCCTCACCCTGCCCGGCACCGGCACTCCCCGGACCCTGACCGTCCTCGGCGTCGCCGACAGCGCCGAGCCGCGCTACCGGCCGGGCGAGCAGCCGGGCCTCGTCTGGGCGCCGCCGTCCGCCGTGCCCGACCCGGGCGGCCAGGTGATCGGGCTGCGCCTGACGGACCCCGACGACACGGACTACGCCGTCCAGCGCGCCGTGACCGTGCTCGGCGCCGGCGCGGTCAGCGAGGTCTCCACCTGGAAGCAGGGCCGCGCCGAGGCGCAGGGCGACAACCGGCTGCTGGGGCAGGTGCTGGGCCTGTTCGGACTGGGTGCGCTGGTCGCCGCCGGGCTCGCGGTGCACGGGGCGATCGGCACCCGTATCCGCGGACATCTGCGGGACATCTCCGTGCTGAAGGCGATCGGCTTCACGCCGGGCCAGGTGGTCCGCGTCTTCCTGCTGCAACACCTCGCCTACGCGCTGCTGGGGGCCGTCGCCGCCGCGACCCTGATCCAGGCCCTGGGCAGCCACATCCCGGGGCGGCTCGGGGACGCGGTCGGGGTGTGGCAGGGGCTGCCCGGGCACACCGTGGCGCTGTTCACGGTTCCCGTCGCCGCGGTGCTGCTCATCGGCGCGACCACCGGGCTCGCTGCGTGGCGGGCGGGACGTGTGCCTCCAGTGCCGGTGCCACGGCCCGCGGCACCGCTCGGCGGGCGGCTGTCCGGGGTGGCCCGGCAGGCCCTCGGGCTACGGCTGCCGCCCGCGCTGGTGCTGGGCTGGCACCGGGCGTTCACACGTCGCCTGCGGTCACTGGCGACGGTCGCCCGGCTCGCGCTGCCGCTGCTGCTGATCGTGGTGGCGATGAGCGCGTGGACCACGATCGAACGCTTCGACAGCAGCCCCGAGCAGATCGGCCTGCCTACGGCCCTGACCGTGCACGCCGAGTCCGGCCTGGCCGACCGGGACACCCGCACGCTGCTGGAACGCGACCCGCAGGTCACCGCCGCCTACCCCGGCGTCGAGGTGGCCGCCCTGGTACCGGGCCAGACGGCCACGATCGCCCTGCGCGGCCTCGGCACCCGCGCGGACCCCTACCCGTACGCCCTGGCCGAGGGCCGCCCCGCACAGGGCCGGGACGAGGCTGTGGCCGGGCAGGGGCTGCTGGATCTGCTGGACGTGCGGGTCGGCGACTGGGTGCGGATGACCGTCGGCGACCAGCCGCAGGTCCTGCACATCGTGGGCCGCAGCGTCGAGCCGGAGAACGCCGGCCGGGTCATCTCCACCTCCCTCGACACCCTCCGCGAGAACGACCCCGGCCTCGGCCCCACCCTCTACGAGCTACGGCTCCGCCCGGGCGCGGACCCCGGTGAAGTCGCCGACCGGCTGGCCGCCACCGGGCACGGACGCCTCGACGTACACGCCGTCCCGAACCCCGCCGACGGCCTCTCGGCCCTGCGCGGAGTCGTCGTCGGCCTGATCGCCGTGCTGGCCCTCATCGGGCTCATCGAACTGCTCACCGCGATCGGCGGCGCCGTCCGCGAGAGCGAGCGCGACCTGCTGGCCCTCAAGGCCATCGGCCTGTCCCCGCGCCAGATCACCGCGATCACCGTCACCTCCACGGCCCTCACCGCCCTGGCTGCGGTCGTCGTCGGCACGGCACTGGGTACGCCCCTCGCACAGTGGCTGATCGACGCCCAGGGCAGATCGAGCGGCATCGGCGCCGGGATCGCCCAGGGCCCGTCCATCGCTCTCCTGCTGCTGTTCGGCACGGCGGCAGTCGCCGGAGCGGCCGCACTCGCCGCCGTCCCGGCCTCCCGCGCGGCCCGCCGCCGACTCGCCGACACCCTGAGCGCGGTCGCCTGA
- a CDS encoding ABC transporter ATP-binding protein — protein MLRAEGLVKTHQGGEGAPAHAVRGVDLSVRQGEFVAVTGPSGAGKSTLLHLLGGLQRPDSGSIWLDGECADRWSEARWAVERRKRIGIVFQFFNLVSDLSVADNVELPALLAGVAPKRARTDRAELLGELGLAGKERSLPGELSGGEQQRVALARALVNRPPLLLADEPAGSLDSKGTREVMRLLSRFHQRGQAIVLVTHDARLASAADRVISFFDGRIADDAELDGGPPPRRAGTSGVLELRD, from the coding sequence GTGCTGCGGGCCGAGGGCCTGGTCAAGACGCATCAGGGCGGCGAGGGCGCTCCGGCGCATGCCGTGCGGGGTGTCGATCTTTCCGTCCGGCAGGGTGAGTTCGTGGCCGTCACCGGTCCGTCCGGTGCCGGTAAGTCGACCTTGCTGCATCTGCTGGGCGGGCTGCAGCGTCCGGACAGCGGGAGCATCTGGCTGGACGGCGAGTGCGCGGACCGGTGGAGCGAGGCCCGCTGGGCGGTGGAGCGCAGGAAGCGGATCGGCATCGTCTTCCAGTTCTTCAACCTGGTCTCCGACCTGTCCGTCGCCGACAACGTGGAGCTGCCCGCGCTGCTCGCCGGCGTCGCGCCGAAGCGGGCGCGCACCGACCGAGCGGAGCTGCTGGGCGAGCTCGGTCTCGCGGGCAAGGAGCGGAGTCTGCCGGGCGAGCTGTCCGGCGGCGAGCAGCAGCGGGTCGCGCTGGCCCGCGCCCTGGTCAACCGGCCGCCGCTGCTCCTGGCCGACGAACCGGCCGGCAGCCTGGACAGCAAGGGCACCCGCGAGGTGATGCGGCTGCTGTCCCGCTTCCACCAGCGCGGCCAGGCGATCGTGCTGGTCACGCATGACGCCCGGCTGGCCAGCGCCGCGGACCGCGTGATCAGCTTCTTCGACGGCCGCATAGCCGACGACGCCGAACTGGACGGCGGTCCGCCGCCACGCCGGGCCGGGACGTCGGGTGTGCTGGAGCTCAGGGACTGA
- a CDS encoding PadR family transcriptional regulator, whose product MRLPLLALLARGPAHGYELKQDLEQLLGSAYPQPNVGQIYVTLSRLEKSGLIEGEDVEQSSRPNKKVYHLTDAGREALRAWFEEPEDEPRVRDEFFMKLAVAPQTGLANQIALINQQRRQYLNTMRQLSKLAAAEDRDNRIAHLLIEGAMLHLQADLDWLERCQEELEELE is encoded by the coding sequence GTGCGGCTGCCCCTCCTGGCCCTGCTGGCGCGCGGCCCGGCGCACGGCTATGAGCTGAAGCAGGACCTTGAGCAACTGCTGGGCTCCGCGTACCCTCAGCCGAACGTCGGCCAGATCTATGTGACCCTCTCCCGTCTCGAGAAGTCGGGGCTGATAGAGGGCGAGGACGTCGAGCAGTCGAGCCGGCCCAACAAGAAGGTCTACCACCTCACCGACGCCGGGCGTGAGGCGCTGCGCGCCTGGTTCGAGGAGCCCGAGGACGAGCCACGGGTGCGGGACGAGTTCTTCATGAAGCTGGCCGTCGCCCCGCAGACGGGGCTCGCCAACCAGATCGCCCTCATCAACCAACAGCGGCGCCAGTACTTGAACACCATGCGTCAACTGTCGAAACTGGCCGCCGCCGAAGACCGGGACAACCGCATCGCCCATCTGCTGATCGAGGGCGCGATGCTGCATCTGCAGGCCGACCTCGACTGGCTTGAGCGGTGCCAGGAAGAGCTGGAGGAGCTGGAGTGA